The Avibacterium sp. 20-132 genome segment GCACAGATGCCCCAAAACGTTTTTCAATAATATGTGGGGGAACTTTACCTTTACGGAAACCATCTACGCGTGCATTTTTTGCTACGCGTTTTAATTCTTCACGCACCGCTTGATCTACGGTTTCAGCAGGAACGGTGATAGCGACACGACGCTCAAGACCTTGAGTTGTTTCAATATTAAATGACATTATGTTACCTCAAAATGAATTTGCACTCGGCGAATACTAACACCGAACACGTTAGTAAATAAAAGTTAAAAAGACATCAAATTATAGCGATACAACGCTCGCCCGTCGAGATATTGAGAAATAAAAAACCACAACTGGCTATTTTTTACACTAAAAAAAGAAAAGCCTTACAAAATAAGGCTTTTGCGTTAGTGTTATTAAAGTGATTTTGGTAAACGAATTTTCTGTCCCGGAAAGATCTTATCCGCATCTTTGATCACTTCTTTGTTTGCCTCAACAATCGCGGTGTATTTTGCGCCATTCCCATAGGTTTTTTCTGCAATTTTCCAAAGGGTATCGCCTTTTTGGATCACATAAAACTCTTCATCAGTAGCTAAACGCTCACCGTTCTCAATCGCTACCCCTTCGACATTCACCGAATTAATGCCTACCACGTTGCCCGCCATTAAAATGGCTTTTTCCAATGCTTCCGCTGATGTGGCATTGCCTTCAATTTTCGCCACCCCCTCTTCGACTTTGACAGAAAGATTTTCCACGCCCGGATTATCTTCTGCAATGTGTTTTTCCACGGCTTCAGAGGCATCTTCTTCTTTTGAGAAAAGTTTTCGACCGATGTCACCAACAAAATCAAATAAACCCATTTTTTGCTCCTTATTTATAAAACATTGAGTTCGGCTGCTAACCTTACCCAATTCACCTTCATAAGTCTATATACCTTCTATAAATAATCTTGATCTTTACATTAATTGAAAATTCTTCGCAAAAAAAGCACCGCGCTTTTCTTTCTTTTATACTAAAATAGCCGCCAATTTTAGTTATTAAGGAAAAATTATGCGTTGGCAAGGTCGTAGAGAAAGTTCTAATGTGGAAGACAGAAGAAGTGCAAGGGGCAGTTTCGGCGGTGGTAAAAAAACGGGCGTACTCGGCTTTATTATTTTACTGGTTGGTGCTTATTATGGTGTTGATTTATCAGGGCTTGTTGGTACACCTGATTTTGGTAGTCAAACTCACCAAATGACAGTGAACAGCCAAGAAGAGCAAGAGCTAAACAGCCTTTCTCGCGTGGTATTAGCGGATACAGAAACGGTGTGGAGTAATTATTTCGCGCAAAAAAATCAGCGCTATGTCCCACCTATTATGGTACTGTATAACGGTGCAACGTCCACCGCTTGCGGTACAGGGCAATCTGCAATGGGACCATTTTATTGTCCTAACGATCATCGTGTTTATTTGGATTTGTCGTTTTATCGTGATATGAAACATCAACTCGGGGCGGAAGGAGAATCCGCTTTCGCCTATGTCATCGCACACGAAGTCGGACATCATATCCAAAACTTACTTGGCATTTTGCCGAAAGTACATCGAGCGCAACAAAGCCTTAGCCAAGCGCAAGCGAATCAGCTTTCCGTTAAGTTAGAATTACAGGCAGACTGTTTTGCTGGTGTATGGGCTAATCAAGCAGCAAAAACGGGATTATTTGA includes the following:
- the lysM gene encoding peptidoglycan-binding protein LysM, translated to MGLFDFVGDIGRKLFSKEEDASEAVEKHIAEDNPGVENLSVKVEEGVAKIEGNATSAEALEKAILMAGNVVGINSVNVEGVAIENGERLATDEEFYVIQKGDTLWKIAEKTYGNGAKYTAIVEANKEVIKDADKIFPGQKIRLPKSL
- the ypfJ gene encoding KPN_02809 family neutral zinc metallopeptidase, with translation MRWQGRRESSNVEDRRSARGSFGGGKKTGVLGFIILLVGAYYGVDLSGLVGTPDFGSQTHQMTVNSQEEQELNSLSRVVLADTETVWSNYFAQKNQRYVPPIMVLYNGATSTACGTGQSAMGPFYCPNDHRVYLDLSFYRDMKHQLGAEGESAFAYVIAHEVGHHIQNLLGILPKVHRAQQSLSQAQANQLSVKLELQADCFAGVWANQAAKTGLFEAGDLEKAFRAAEAVGDDRLQKRSQGYAVPDSFTHGTSAQRLTWFKRGLQTGQPSQCNTFN